The sequence below is a genomic window from Lolium perenne isolate Kyuss_39 chromosome 7, Kyuss_2.0, whole genome shotgun sequence.
tttatcttattggagagacaccactagtgaactgtggaccccggtccattcttttacatctgaaatacaacctactgcaatcattgttctcttttgttttctgcaagcaaacataattctccacaccatacgtttaatcctttgttttcagcaagccggtgagattgacaacctcactgttaagttggggcaaagtagtttgattgtgttgtgcacgtttcacgttggcgccggaatcactggtgttgcgccgcactacactccttcaccaacaaccttcacgtggccttcatctcctactggttcgataaaccttggtttcttactgagggaaaacttgctgctgtgctcatcataccttcctcttggggttcccaacggacgtgtgctttaccgtcacaaggagctaccACTAGCGTTTTACACCCCAGGGATTTCTAACTCCCTACACGCCAGCACGGCGCAATCCGGCATGCCGGctgtaggcaacccggctgggaccacCCACTTCCAGCCATCCAACgataccaagaagatcctgctggacctggCCCAGTCGGACaaattcgtcaccatcggtgccggcttagacatcaaataggaaagcgagctcaccaggttCTTCCGTGAGAAtcaggacatcttcgcatggtctccTCTAACCTAGCCACATGCAAGTATGCCATGGGCTCCACTGAGCCCCTGGGAACACCTAGAGTACATGACCATGACACTCATGACTTTGGTACAATTGTGCTTGACAACGACCAACCTACCTCTCCTGGTGTTGGCGCTAGTGCTGCTCCTCGTCTAGGAACTGCAGTTTATGTTGACTCtgccaggaagaggaagaggtctgTGTTCGTTCAGGAGGACGTTGTTCACATGACCTTCATCCCAGAAGTTGTCAAAGCGGTGGTGGAGTCCATCACCAATGTTGCCCCTCCCGACTTCCACCCTGCCATGTACTCTGTTGTCATGGATGGCTCACCTACCTTCATCGCAGAGGAGAAGATAGTGGCTCTAAGCCACCTCTTCGACAATAGGGCTCAAGGCAACGAGTTTGTCCAGATGGCTGAGGACCACATGGAGCTCTGGCTCAGGACCTTCCTGGGCAAGCACTACTACGTCTAGTGCTCCCTTGTGATGGAGTGgtggtgattgatacgtctccaacgtatctataatttcttatgttccatgctagttttatgacaatacctacatgttttattcatactttatatcgttttgatgcattttccggaactaacctattaacaagatgccgaagtgccagttcatgttttctgctgtttttggtttcagaaatcctacaaaggaaatattctcggaattggacgaaatcaacgcccacgatcttatatttcacggaagcttccagagagccagagagggaccagaggggagccctgggggccccatcccacatggcggcgcagccaagggggggcagcctatggggggccacccctggctcctccgaggccgcccttccgcctatatattctctcctcctcgaaaaccctaaaaagataagccacgagacgagaaaagttacgcagccgccgccatcgcgaagccaagttcgggggacagaagtctctgttccggcacgccgccgggacggggaattgcccccggaatccatctccatcgacatcaccgccatcttcatcgccgctgctgtctcccatgatgaggagggagtagttctcccccgaggctaagggctctaccggtagctatgtggttcatctctctctcccatgtacttcaatacaatgatctcatgagctgccttacatgattgagatccatatgatgagctttgtaatctagatgtcgttatgctattcaagtggattttacttatgtgatctccggagactccttgtcccacgtgtgtaaaggtgacagtgtgtgcaccgtgtgggtctcttaggctatatttcacagaatacttgttcactgggttatgatttgagttggatgtctctatgaaattgtgctgtgttagtacctcctatgaatgctcacagtgacagcgtggggtgtttattagtacttgggaatacatctttaaggtttgcttttgcagccctacacggtaaattagtgttcgttatccggccagagagtaattcagaatagcatagtgaagtgcttatatttatattcaattatgattgcaatgttgagagtgtccactagtgaaagtaggatccctaggccttgtttctaagcattgaaacaccgtttccaacaagttctgctacatgtttacttgctgccatatttatttcagattgttattaccactcatattcatccatatcacttgtatttcactatctcttcgccgaactagtgcacctatacatctgacaagtgtattaggtgtgttggggacacaagagacttcttgtattgtaattgcagggttgcttgagagggatatctctgacctctacctccctgagttcgataaaccttgggtgattcacttaagggaaacttgctgctgttctacaaacttctgctctttgaggcccaacactgtctacagaaatagaagcgtgcgtagacatcagtgatgCATGCATGATAGATGAAGACGATGACGATGTTGATTGTACATTTTGAAGTAACTAGAACTTAAAATAGTCcgtgagagcatctccaccggtagcccccaaataggcgccggcaggggcgccgaCACCTCCGTTTGGGGGCGCTGACACTGCATTATCTATTTGGGGGAGCTGTTTCCACACCGGCACCCCCAAACAGGCGGCCCCGATATAAGTTTTTTTACACCAAACTACATATTATGCTTAAAGTTTCATTTTAATGTCATTCAGGATCGAGGAATGAATAATATCTTCGGGAAAATCCGAGTAAACATTATTCACTCCTCAACCTCGGATGACATATGAAACCTGCTTCACCTCTAGCCTACTATCTCTAGCGACCACTTGGCTCTATGGAGGTGGATGATCGGCCGCTGCTCTCTCCGGTGGTCTCTCCCCTGCTATCTACGGTGATCCTCCGTCGATGATCCGCTGCTCTCTCCGCCACGAACGTCAAGTAGGCGGCTCTATCCGCGGCCACCGACTCTTGACGCAGCTGCCGCTCAAGTTCCTCCTGCCGCCGACGGTGATCCAACTCCTGCCTCTCTCTGTAGGCGGAGCTGCAGCTCCGCCAATCGCCGCCGCTCGCAGACTTCCTCCTGAATCTGCGTCTCCTCCTGCTGCAACCGCCGCAACGCAAGCTCCTCCCACCCCCTCTGATGGCGCACCTCTCACCGACGCTGGGTCAGCtcctgccgccgccgcgcctccaggAACTCtagccgctccgcctcctcccgctgccgccgctccgcctcctctcGCTGCCGCCGCTCCGCCGCCTCTCGCTGCCGCGCCTCATTCTGCCGCGCCAACCGCCGCCGTCGCGCCTCCTTGGTCACCCGCAGCCACCGCTCCGCCTCCTGGTCCTGTCGCTCGTCCGCGACATAGGCATCTACGGTCGCCGTTAGCGCTgcctcctcccacgcctcgtactctgcgagctgcgggtccgcctccacgacttctacggccgcctctagcgccgcctcctcccacgaaTCCCAGATTGTgctattttctagggtttttgcaGCAATGGCGGGGGAGGAGGGATAATACAGACCGCCGGCGAGGCGGGAAACCTCCCGCGCGGTGTCGCGGCGGGAGAATTTCCCGCGCGGAGTCGTGGCGGTAAAATATCCCGCGCGGTGCCCTAGCGTGactgacaggcggctcccacgccgAAAAAATTCAgcctcgcgaggcgccggcgcgtccgattcgcgcccttggcgaaggaGCTGGCACGGGGTTGCTGAGCTTCAAAATTTGCCGGTGCCGTTTGGAgcgcgccggtgcgagcccattttcgttCTCGGCCCCAAATTGCTATCGGTAGGGACCGGTATCGGGGCCGCCTGAGCATCTCGTGTCAGGATGAGCGGCCACCCGTAGGATGGGAAAAACTGCACAGGCAGCAACCACCGTCGGATAGAAGATCCAAGGGTGGGTCGTGCTTCCAATCAACTCTCCGGTGCGAACCCTGGAAGCCCTAGCTATAAACTCTGCCCAAATTCGCCGTCCTCTACCTCTTCTGTTCACCGCgcgaggcagcagcagcagcagcttccCCCAAAGCCAAATCCCCAACCCACACAACTCCACTCTCCAGtaagctccgcctcctcctcatcTTCTCCAATAATAATACTAAATTCCTTCTTCTACTACTACTCACATATCAAATTCGGATCCTCTTCACACCCCACTAATCAATCTTATACTGTTTCTCAAATCGCATCATGCCGCGCTTTTCGATTTCCCTAGCTTTTTTCCGGGTCAAAGGTACCGATTTTCGATCCCCCGCCGTCAGATCCGTACCGCGCGTGTGCGATTAGTGCAAATTCCTGCGGTTTCCTGCGGATTTCGCGAGCGATTTCTCATGTGTTTCCGGCGATTTTTTTTCTAGGGTTAGGGCTTTGGGATGTCGGATCGGCAGCCGTCGGAGGAGCCGGAGGAGCAGGTGGACCTGGAGGGGGACGACGACGTCATGGACGACGAGGAAAgctaccgccgccgccgccaccacggcGGCGAGGACTCCGACGAGCCGGAGGAGGAGCCGCAAGAGGTGGATGCCGATGGGGATGACGACGCCGGGATGGCGGTTGCGGCTGAGGAGCCTGCCGCCGGAAGCGGCGACGATATGGACAAGGCTGAGGCTGATGGgcctgaggacgaggaggagaagAGCAAGTGGGAGGAGCTGCTCGCACTGCCCCCGCAGGGctccgaggtgttcctcggcggcCTCCCGCGCGACACAACCGAGGAGGACCTCCGCGAGCTATGCGAGCCATTGGGCGAAATCTATGAGGTGCCTGAAAGCTTACGGCTCTTTTCGTAATCGATTGATACCTTCCTTGTAAACATGGAGTGTGATGTGAATGCCGCGTGATGGATAATAATTGATAGGTGAGGCTGATGAAAGACAAGGAGACGAAGGAGAACAAGGGAGTTGCCTTTGTCACGTTCACTGCCAAGGATGTGGCGCAGCGTGCTATCGAGGAACTGCACGACAAGGACCACAAGGTAATGTGTGGGTTCTCGTTGCAGGATATCACGGGGGTTGTAGCATTTGTAATCTATGATGATGCATAATAACATTGGATGGTTTCGTGCAGGGGAGAACACTGCGATGCTCCTTGTCTCAGGCAAAGCACAGGTTATTCGTGGGCAATGTACCCAAAGGGTTGAGTGAGGCGGAGCTCACGAGCATTATCAAAGGCAAGGGGCCAGGGGTAGTCAACATTGAGATGTTCAAGGTGCGGTTGTAAATTAAGCTTGTTTTTTGTGCTATGGACGTACCAGATTTGCTAATATTGAGATTATGCCCTGCAGGATTTGCATGACCCAAGCCGGAACCGTGGGTTCCTCTTTGTTGAGTACTATAACCATGCTTGCGCAGACTATGCCAGGCAGAAATTGTCATCACCAGACTTTAAGGTTGATGGAAGTCAGTTGACTGTTAGCTGGGCTGAACCCAAGggatcaacatcatcatcatcatcggatTCTTCTTCTGCTGCTCAGGTAAACAATGTTGCATGGAAAACTGAGCTCTCCTGCTTATCATATGTATTTGATGTCTACATAATGTATCCCTACAGTTTACAACTAGCAGACCTACCCAAACATGTTTATAATTTTGTATTGATAGTTATATTGCCAACTTTGCTGGTAGAAGAAGCACCATATTGCTCTTTTGTGCCGCAATCTGCTAGAAAGAAACACAAGTTCTTGCAAAGGAAATAAAGAAGAATGCTTTATTTTGGTGATTCAAATATTCTCAAAGCTGCATTTTGACTTCTATATGACATGCCAGAAATCAAAGAAGCAAGACATTGTGAATCGTACtaaaacattcgaactccattagaGTGACTTTGAATTCAATGTATTTATTCATTTGCATGTTCCCATCCCATGTGAGCTCTATTCTGTTATGATGAAATTTTTGTAGTCCCTCCGACCCATATTAATtgtctctaatatggatgtatctatacacattttagttctagatacatccatactagcgacaagtaatatgaattggAGGGAGTATCTTTTTAAGGCTCTTATATTTTTCATAGTTGTAAGTTAATTATAAATGACTGTCTGTGGTTCATTCAAGTAGGTGTAAATCTTTTACACTTGTTTTCATTCACAGGTGAAGACTATATATGTGAAGAACCTACCAGAGAATGTTTCAAAAGAGAAGGTAAAGGATCTCTTTGAAGAATTTGGAGAGGTCACAAAAGTTGTTTTACCGCCTGCTAAGGCTGGACATAAGAGGGATTTTGGGTTTGTTCACTTTGCTGAAAGATCAAGTGCACTGAAGGCAGCTAAAGGAAGTGACAAATTTGAAATTGATGGTAATCTTTTCTCTATAATCACCATCAAAAGTAGTTTATTGTTGTAGTGTTAAAAATTTCTTCGGTAATCGGGGGGGGGTTCTGGTCAATAATTAGTGCATTGTTAGCAATCTTTTCCCAATAATCATCATCAAATGGAGTTTATTGATGTAGTTTTCAAATTTTCTTTGGTAATTGGTGGGAGTTTCTATTATCATTACTACATTCATAGTAATCTTTTCCCATAATCATCATCCAATGGAGTGTTAAAATTTGTTTGGTAATTGGTCGGAGTTTCTGGGAATCATTACTACATTGTTATCGAATTGCAGTTTTACGAGAAactagtactccctctgtcccacaAAAGATGTCTCAACTTCATCTAAATTTTGATGCATCTATACAATAAAtcacgtctagatacatccaaatttagaaacAGTTGAGACATGTTTTAtggtatggagggagtacattGTTTGTTTTAAATCTTGAGAAACATATATATAGTAGTGAAAATAAAATATGTCATTGGTCACTTGATTAGTCAACTAAGTACCAAAACTGTTACATCTGAAAAAAACATGTCAGCAGTTAATGTCTGTTTACCTGGAAAACAGGGCAAGTGCTTGAAGTTTCCATGGCCAAACCATTGGGTGATAAGAAACCTGACCATTCGTACAAGGCTGGAGGAGCTCCTAACTATCCTCTTCCTCCTTATGGTGGCTACATGGGAGATCCATATGGTGCCTATGGTGGTGGTCCTGGATTCAACCAAGTAAATGCACAATAACTTCTTATAGAGCGCCATGCTTACTGTGTATTCTTTCTGGCCTTGCTTACATTGTGTTTTTGCAGCCTATGATCTATGGTAGAGGGCCAGCGCCAGCCGGGATGAGGATGGTACCAATGGTGCTCCCTGATGGCCGCCTTGGCTATGTCTTGTAAGGCTGTTTTCTGCTTCCTAGTTTCAGTTGTTTCATGAACCCGTATTTTTTTTAGTTACTGACAATAATGTTGGCAATGTTGATAGGCAACAACCAGGTGGAATGcctcctccaccccctcctcGACGTGGGGACCGACGTGATGACCGACGTGATGGTGGTGGCAGAGGCGGTGAAGGAAGCCGGCGCTATCGCCCCTACTAGTTTTTGCCTTCCTCGCACTTGGTGATGATGAATTTGTTAGCTTATTAATGAGTTAGGAGCGTGTCTTGTTGTTGCAGCTAAGACTTGTACTCTGGCGCCACCCATTTCAATAACTTATGTACCATGCAGTGCGTGTGAGTTGTGACTTGAAAACTGAGTGCCGTCTCTTTCGTTTCTACTAAACAAGACTGACGGATTGTTAGCAGACACATCTATTGGAGCTCAGTTCGTTGTTTATGAAATGATTGTTTTTTCTTAGATGAATATTTTATGGCTTCAGTGGAACATTAAGTTCAGAGACTGAACAAATGTGGTGAAGTGGTCATAACTGACGCCTTTTCAATCATGTTTTTCTATTTGTATAATGGTAAACAGATGGACCAATTATCAGTAGGCATCTTGTTGGAGCTCAGTTCATTCTTTTGTGAAATGTCTGTTTTTGCTTGGATGGATTCTTATGGCAACACTGCTTGCAAATTTGTTTTCTGTTTGATCTCACAGAAAAAGCATGTTTTTTTTGTTTGGACGACGAGCTTGGCAAAGCTTTGTTTACTGTTTGCACAAACACATGAACAAACATTCGGAGTAGTAGTTTGCCCTATGTTCATATCCATCGCGGCCGCCGACCTGCCTTCAAAGCGCTGCCGATAACGGCTCAGCAGTTGGTCCGCCTTGTCGTGCCGCCGGCCGAGCTGCTCGCCGTCGACGGCTGTCCGCACGCGCCGGTAGCTAACCTCATCGCGTGGTTTCTAGGCTCAATCTCGGTTTACTGatgctaagagcatccccactcgttggcgctccccacgcccaaatccggacgaaactacctccggattggacgaaattaaggcgtggggagtaccgtatttccagtcgtccacccggagttcggcggatagagtttaaattcaaacaaaccgccgtcccgcgctacaagtacggccagttgatcggcaaaaggagcaaaaggatcagccacagatcggcgatcggagggaaattacacggaaacaggctcgtcggcagtcccggccggcacggcttcgtccgacggaccagtttcctcacacgtcgtggccgaagcggctgcggcggcggatgatgaaccagcggcagtggacgtcgaagcagccgcaatgacgaggtagatggtgaggaagacgaggtatgagccggcggagacgacgaaggactggccggagtggctcggaggatgtcgttgcggtggccctggtaccaattcctcgtctcctcgtccatcagttccatgtcgccgccgcccatgaggaacgccaagtctgtgttcctcttcttcgccgccgccgtcgtcttcagcagggcgatccggacgccttggttggcgagcatctcccgccacctgccgtcgaacttgtcgttcctcccgtcggcgtgcgtcctcaagtcggcccagcacttgtcgatcgacgcctgcatcctgtcggcgggattgcccgtctttttgagctctttgagcttcttctggccgagttcagggcgcccttccgccgcgcttgccgccggagcgtcggggttgtactgctcggtcttgctcttcgacagggtcgtgcggacttccttccacttctcgcacttctcgaggcgggcgtagacgttgaggaacttgaactgcaggctagtgtcgtccgtgtacatgtccaaagctcggcgtagctggggaaaaaagagcacggcgatgcgggtcagctaacgacgatgtacctcggtgatgcagggtcgacggagcataccttttgctccatgtcgtggccgctgatcggccgtttctcgcactcctcctgtatgccgtgccatttgctgcacgccgtctcgcatgagcccccaatgggtggccattgccttgtctccccggaacacgttcatgttcgtcttgttgaagtagggatcgacgagtttgcgctcctcgtacgcctgcttcactcgaagccaatatgtgtcgaacgactgattggccccgattatgccgttcgtggacacggtcatccaagcttcggcgaggcactcctcttccttcggcgtccatttgatacgcggttcggcaggcggcgagtccttcttcctcttcttcttccccttcgacaggttggcggcggcttgacttggctcttcttcttcctcgccttcttcttcgacggcttggcttccgtcggcaacatcctcgcgatgctcgttgcgcgccgccacagctgccgtcgccctcgtctcctcttgcgtgaagaaccccgggcacgcagcggcggcggtcatgaagaatcccgggctcgcagcggcggcggtggtgccggaggtgatcatctcgtggatctcctcttcgttcggcgccgccatcgcaccgaacgcgagcggccctcgtcgcatgGCCGGCGAGGTGTCCTCGAACAGGCCGTCGCCGCCGACGccaagctcgggcggcgacggtgtgggcttggacggttggacgtaggcgccctcttggaacacggcagtcggcgacggcgagtacagcgaaggcgagaaggaagacggggaacttgttgtaccttgcgtcggccattggccggggaacatgccgccgctataggccatgctgatcagcctcgcttgttcctcctgggccgcctccgccgacctcttggcggcggctcttttcaccctctccgccctggcgcttgttTCCACGTCGCGCCGttgctcgtccgccgcccactcggcgttcgacatgcccggcggcttcgtcttcttcgcccgcatcttcctcgccggcgccttcggcggcattgtggtggacgagaagacgaggaggagagcggtggtggacgagaagacgccgccaggaactggagctggaagacgaggagattgagggatttcggcgggagagaatggggatatgcaagcaaattggagggaatggggatatgcaatcaaattggagggaaaatcgacaggattatgttttccagtcgccgactacgcgggtccacacgacgtttcgcgccaaaacctttcgtccggagtccccgagcgcgccccggggggccgggggtggcgtgggctcgccggatggattaagggccaaatccggacgaaaacgaggaaccgggggcgcgactgggccgaaattcgccgtccggatggaaaaaacgtcgctcgggggcctcgtcggggggacgagtggagatgctctaacgcgTGCTAGCACAGGTACGTTACGGTGGACGAGCAGCACGGGTGAAGGCTGTTctactacgaacaataaaagcatCGGGGTTAGCTGGTAATTGCATTATATTCTGTTACGTCGGATTTCGCCGGTTTCTTCTATTTTTTGTACCACTGGTCAGCGTATTATCTTGACAACTTAAACTCCTTAGGTCTTTTGGCATTAGTAGAATTTTGGAATTGCTAAGTTTCAGCTAACTGAAATCTCTGTTTGAAGATCCATGTTTACTGTTGTTTGTACTTTGTTTAGGTCCACGTTCAAACACGCTAAAGTAATTCGACTGCGACATAAGTTAAGTCTCAGTCGACTGAGCGCTAAAGACAACCTTAGAGTTTTAgggggattagtggggataatttCCACCAAGCTTCAAATATCTACTTATTTTAAatgcatgtttgatgatgaagtaTTACCGAGTTTAATCCCTGCTTATTCTCAATTTTCCTAAATTTTAGTGTATTTTTCTCAATCTCCAATACTCTACCCTACCaagtggattggggatggggcTTTACAGGGTTGAGTGACGGCAGAAGTTTCACCTAATACTGTAAAATATTATCCCCACTGGTGGCGGAGCTGGTATACAAGTGCTGGTTCACTTGAACCCAACGAAATTCCTTGAAACCTTCACTTATTTGCTCTTTAAGTTGGTTCATCAGTGGATGATCGCCACATACCTAGTAGAGCTGAACCCAATGATCTTTTCCTTCAGCTTTGCCCTGATTCCCACTAATCTCCATAACACTCTAGTGCCAAAGAAAGCCTTACAATTTGTAGGAAATATTACATATAGAAACTCAAACCACAATGATAATGAGCAACTAAAGTAGATATTGCCATGGTAAGACTCGGTCaaactcaacaaatatgtgaagcGAAATCCAATTGTTGGTTGGTTTAGGATGTAAACCACAATGCCGATGGGACGTTCTATCTTTCAACCCTCATTTTGGATCGCAATCATACATTGCGGTCACTTAAATCATGGTTATTTAGATGCAACCGAAGGTTGGATTTTCATGTTAGGCGAGGGCATTGAGAAAAATGAGTTAGGTTAGAAAATGGCTAAAAAATTATTTAGCTCTTTTGTTGTGGCAGATGTTGCATGTTATTTCATTCAACATATTATTTTAGAACACATATGTTGTGctcaattttttttcctttttcccttGTGAACAAGAGGGTCACGCTGACGGCCGCGGTGGCGGCGCTGCGGCTTAGGATCGGTGGTTTGGGGTTGGagagtttttttttttaattgtAACCATAACCTTCATTAAACTGGAAGCACAAAATAGTTACTGGCTACAAACATACGAGCAAAACTGTGAACATCACCCTGCCAGGTAGCGATAGGTTGATGAACCAATTTTGACCCAAACAACACCAAAGCATTCGCAACTTTGTTACAGGCCCGAGGGCAATGCTTAACAGAGAAAGATCTAA
It includes:
- the LOC127314291 gene encoding heterogeneous nuclear ribonucleoprotein Q translates to MSDRQPSEEPEEQVDLEGDDDVMDDEESYRRRRHHGGEDSDEPEEEPQEVDADGDDDAGMAVAAEEPAAGSGDDMDKAEADGPEDEEEKSKWEELLALPPQGSEVFLGGLPRDTTEEDLRELCEPLGEIYEVRLMKDKETKENKGVAFVTFTAKDVAQRAIEELHDKDHKGRTLRCSLSQAKHRLFVGNVPKGLSEAELTSIIKGKGPGVVNIEMFKDLHDPSRNRGFLFVEYYNHACADYARQKLSSPDFKVDGSQLTVSWAEPKGSTSSSSSDSSSAAQVKTIYVKNLPENVSKEKVKDLFEEFGEVTKVVLPPAKAGHKRDFGFVHFAERSSALKAAKGSDKFEIDGQVLEVSMAKPLGDKKPDHSYKAGGAPNYPLPPYGGYMGDPYGAYGGGPGFNQPMIYGRGPAPAGMRMVPMVLPDGRLGYVLQQPGGMPPPPPPRRGDRRDDRRDGGGRGGEGSRRYRPY